Genomic DNA from Kiritimatiellia bacterium:
CCCCACGACGGTCAAAATGCGCGTTATCGCCGGGCATCAGCAGGTGGTGCGCGTTGATTGGGACGGGAATCATCCGCCGCGGGCGGAGACGCTTGAGAAATTAGAGCGCATGGCCGTTGCCGCCACCGCCAAATGTTCCGGGGTCATTCTGGAAGATTATTCCCGCGGGATCATCTGCCAACGCCTCGTTAATGCGGTTTTAGACGCGGCGCGCCGCCGGAAAATCCCGGCGGCCCTTGATCCCAAGTCAAACCGCGATCTGGTTCTGAAAGACATTGCCGTCATTAAACCCAACCGCAAGGAAGCGTTCATCCTGGCGGGAATGCCGGAAACGGAGCCGGCCGAAAACCCGCTGAAAGATTCCGCGCTTCTGCGGGCCGTCGGAATCCTCAAGAAAAAATGGGGCGCCGGAATACTCGTGATTACCCTCGGCGCGCAGGGCATGCTGGTTGTGCCGCGGGGAAAGCCGCCCTTCCATGTGCCCACCGCCGCCCGCGAGGTTTTTGACATCAGCGGAGCCGGCGACAGCGTTATCGCCGCGCTGCTGCTTGCCCTGAACGCCGGCGCAGACTGCCGCGACGCAGCCGAGCTGGCAAACTGCGCGGCGGGCGTAGTGGTGGGCAAATTTGGAACGGCAACCTGCTCCGGCGGAGAATTGATGGGCTTCATAAAAAATTTGCGCCATTCATGAAAAAACATTTCAAGGCCATCGGCATAATTCCCGCGCGCTGGGAGTCAACCCGTTTCCCGGGCAAAAGCCTGGCGCTGATCCGCGGCAAGCCGCTTATTCAGTGGGTGATTGAGAAGGCCCAAACGGCCAGACGGCTTGAAAAAGTGATTGTGGCCACCGACGACCGGCGGATCGCGGCGGCGGCCGAAAAGTGCGGGGTTGAGGCGGTCATGACACGTCCCGATCACCAATCCGGCACCGACCGGGTTGCCGAGGCCGCCGCAAAATACCCCGCGGAAGTGATTGCAAATATCCAGGGCGACGAGCCGACGATTGCGCCGGCCCTTATTGACGAGCTGGTCGGCGTCATGCTGGCTGAAAAAAAATGGGACATGGCCACGGCCGCCGCGCCGATCAATCCCCTGCCCGCAGCCGTCAATCCCTCGCTCTGCAAGGTTGTTTTCAACGCGGAAGGCCAGGCCCTCTATTTTTCGCGCTTTCCCATTCCTTTTATCCGCGATAAAACCGGCGCGCCGCCGGAAAAACTGTTCTGGCGCCACATCGGAATATATTTGTATCGCAAAAAATTTCTGGCAAGATTCGTCGCCGAGCCGCCCTGTAAATTGGAACTGGCCGAATCGCTTGAACAACTGCGGGCATTGCACATCGGCGGCCGCATCAAGATTGTCCGGACCAGGCGCGGCAGCGTCGGAGTGGATACGCCGGCCGACATTGCGGCGGCCGAGGCAGAGTTGAAGAGCGCGCGGCGGACGGTCTGAAGCGTGCCTTGCAAAACGCGAAAAGGATTGGATGATAACGAGACGCGCCGCTTTCTTCAGGAACGGCGCAGCACAAAATCGGAGGCAAACAAAATGGCGCATGCGGTAAAAACCGGCAGGGTAACTATCGGGAAAGGACATCCGCTCGTTTTGATCGCCGGGCCCTGCGTGATTGAAGGCCGGAAACACTGCCTGCAAATGGCCGGACGGCTGAAAACGCTCGCGGACGAGGAGAAAATACCGCTGATTTTCAAGGCTTCCTACGACAAAGCCAACCGGACTTCGCACCAGTCATACCGCGGCCCGGGCCTGGCGCGCGGTCTGGATATTTTGCGCGAGGTAAAGGAACGATACGGTTTGCCGGTCTTAACTGATGTCCATAATGAAAACGAGGTGCCGCTGGCGGCGAAGGCCGCGGATATCCTGCAATGTCCGGCTTTCTTATGCCGGCAGACCGACCTTATCCTGGCGCTGGGCAACAGCGGCAAGCCCATAAACATAAAGAAAGGGCAATTCCTGGCGCCCTGGGACATCCGGCATATCATAGCCAAGCTGAAAATCACCGGCAATAAAAACATTTTGATCACGGAAAGGGGCGTGTCATTCGGCTATAACAATCTGGTGGCCGACATGCGCAGCCTGGTCATCATGCGCGGCCTGGGATGCCCGATTGTCTTTGACGCAACGCATTGCGCCCAGATGCCGGGGGCGGCCGGACATGAGAGCGGGGGCGACTGGCGGATGGCCGTCTGCCTGGCGCGCGCGGCGGCGGCGGCCGGTTGCGACGCCATATTCGTGGAAACGCATCCCGCGCCGGCCAGGGCGCTTTCCGACAAGGCGGTGATGATCCCCATGGCGCGGCTGCGCATGCTCTGGCGCACGCTCAAAAAAATCACCGCGGCCGCCGGTTGAGGAGAAAAAATGCGGAAAGCGACCAACGAACACATATCTGCGCCGATGAGCCGCATCGTCAACATATTTCTTTGCTGTTTTCTTGTGATACCCGCGGCCGCGCGCGCCGATGATTTGCTCGGCCAGACCATCAAGGGCTTCCGCTATCCCGCTTACGATGAACAGGGGCAGTTGAAAATGGAATTATCCGGCGATACGGCGCGCATTTTACCCGACAATCTCATTCAAATCGGAAACCTGCGGATGACTTTTTATGAAGAGGGCAAGACGGTGATGCGCGTCGCCACTCCATCCTGTGTCTATGACCGGGAAAAACAGACGGCGGTCTCCACTTCCGATGTCCGGGTGACCCGGGCCGAAATAATCATCAGCGGGCAGGGATTTGACTGGAACGAGAAGGATAAATTAGTCCGCATCAAAAACAACAGCCGGGTCATTCTGCAGAAAAAACAGCCGCAGCCGTATTTGAGCTTGGAAGCCGGCGAAGATTTCAACATTCCGGAAGCGGACACCAACAACACCGTCATAACCGCAAAACGCCTTGCTTTTGACCAGAAAAAATCAACCGCCGTCTTTGAAGGCAAAGTGGTCGTTGCCGACCCTGACTTGAAAATAGAATCAGATCGTTTGACGGTTTCGTTTTCAAATGATAAGAAGGTGGAATTAATTGAAGCAGAGGGAAACGTGGTCATAACCAGAGACACAATCAAGGCTGTCGCCCGGAAAGCGTCGTACGCGATCGCGGAAGGCAAAGTCACTTTAGCGGGCAATCCGTGCGTCAACCGGCAAAAGGACTATCTGGCGGCCGACACCATTGTGCTCTGGCGGGATTCCAACAGGATTCTGTGCGAGCCGCAGGCGCACTTGATAATTCACTCGGAACAGGACGCCGCCGGACCGTTCAAAAACAATTGAGGACTCAATGACTCTCAACGCGCCCGTCATCTTAACCGAAGACCTGGTCAAAACCTATCATCGGCGCCGGGTCGTAAACGGCGTCAGCATCAAGGTGCACCCGGGCGAGGTGGTCGGCTTACTCGGCCCCAACGGCGCCGGCAAGACAACCACTTTTTATATGATTGTCGGCCTGATCAGCCCGAACCAGGGCCGGGTTTTCTTTAACCGGCGCGATGTAACCCGCATGGCGATGCACGCGCGCGCGCGCCATGGGCTGGGGTATCTCTCGCAGGAGCCTTCGGTTTTCCGCAAGCTGAGCGTCGCCGACAACGTCATGGCCATCCTGGAGACCCTCCCCCTCTCCGCCGCGCAGCGCGAAAAAAAACTCGCTGAACTGCTGGGCGAGCTGAACATCGCCCCCCTGGCGAAACAAAAGGCTTACACCCTCAGCGGCGGCGAGCGGCGGCGGGTGGAAATAACGCGCGCGCTGGTTACAAACCCCCGCGCCTTGCTGCTGGATGAGCCCTTCAGCGGCGTTGATCCGCTGGCCGTGGAGGACGTCCAGGGGATCATCAGGGACTTGAAGAAAAAAGGCCTGGGCATTCTGATCACCGACCATAACGTCAGGGAAACCCTGAGTATTGTTGACCGGGCCTACCTGATCTGCGAGGGAAAGGTGCTGCGCGAAGGCACCAGCACGTTTTTGATTGAGGATCCCCTGAGCCGGGAGCTTTATCTTGGGCCGCAATTTTGCATGTAAAACCGCGCGCGCCGGCGCGCCAACCCTACAGGAAGGAAACAAAAAAATGGTTATTAACGTTACCGCCCGCCACGCTGATATTTCCGACGCGATGAAAGCGCACGTCCACGAAAAATTAAACGCCGTCTTAAACGCTTATCCGCAGGTTGAGCACGCGCATGTGATTCTTGACATCCAGAAGTTCCGGCATATCATTGAGGTCGTCGTGCAGGCAAAACGGCACCAGAAAATTGAAGCCACAGACGAGTCCGAGGACATGTATGCCTCAATTGACCGGGTGGCCGACAAGCTTGACCGGCAACTGCGGCGCGCGCGGGAAAAAGTTGTGGACCATAAAACCGCCCAACACCGCGTCCGGCTGACCGATTTGGAAAGCTCGCTGAATGAAGAAAACAAATAAGAGAAACCTTGCATGCCCGCAACCGTAAAAGATTTTATCGACAAGGCAAAGGAAAAGATACCGCTCGAGGTGGTAACCGGGGAAATCGGCCTCACCCGGATCATTCACGAGTCTCCGATCCATCGGCCCGGCCTGGCGCTGGCGGGATTCTTTGCGCATTTTGCCTTCCGGCGCATTCAGGTGCTGGGCATGGCCGAAATGGAATATCTGGCCGCCATGCCGGCGCAGGCCCGCAGGATGAGCCTCCAGCGTTTTTTTGAACGGCACATTCCGTGCGTGGTAATCTGCCGCAACCGGAAAATTCAGCCGGAATTTCTTGACATGGCGCGCCGCTTCAAGATCGCCAT
This window encodes:
- a CDS encoding PfkB family carbohydrate kinase — its product is MRISLQRAKTLTARFRRQKILVLGDLMLDRYLYGTAHRLSPEAPVPVVRVRDERGIPGGAANVARNVKTLGAQALICGAIGNDYDGRQLLKVMQESGINTENVVVSGNAPTTVKMRVIAGHQQVVRVDWDGNHPPRAETLEKLERMAVAATAKCSGVILEDYSRGIICQRLVNAVLDAARRRKIPAALDPKSNRDLVLKDIAVIKPNRKEAFILAGMPETEPAENPLKDSALLRAVGILKKKWGAGILVITLGAQGMLVVPRGKPPFHVPTAAREVFDISGAGDSVIAALLLALNAGADCRDAAELANCAAGVVVGKFGTATCSGGELMGFIKNLRHS
- the kdsB gene encoding 3-deoxy-manno-octulosonate cytidylyltransferase, with translation MKKHFKAIGIIPARWESTRFPGKSLALIRGKPLIQWVIEKAQTARRLEKVIVATDDRRIAAAAEKCGVEAVMTRPDHQSGTDRVAEAAAKYPAEVIANIQGDEPTIAPALIDELVGVMLAEKKWDMATAAAPINPLPAAVNPSLCKVVFNAEGQALYFSRFPIPFIRDKTGAPPEKLFWRHIGIYLYRKKFLARFVAEPPCKLELAESLEQLRALHIGGRIKIVRTRRGSVGVDTPADIAAAEAELKSARRTV
- the kdsA gene encoding 3-deoxy-8-phosphooctulonate synthase — protein: MAHAVKTGRVTIGKGHPLVLIAGPCVIEGRKHCLQMAGRLKTLADEEKIPLIFKASYDKANRTSHQSYRGPGLARGLDILREVKERYGLPVLTDVHNENEVPLAAKAADILQCPAFLCRQTDLILALGNSGKPINIKKGQFLAPWDIRHIIAKLKITGNKNILITERGVSFGYNNLVADMRSLVIMRGLGCPIVFDATHCAQMPGAAGHESGGDWRMAVCLARAAAAAGCDAIFVETHPAPARALSDKAVMIPMARLRMLWRTLKKITAAAG
- a CDS encoding LptA/OstA family protein, which encodes MRKATNEHISAPMSRIVNIFLCCFLVIPAAARADDLLGQTIKGFRYPAYDEQGQLKMELSGDTARILPDNLIQIGNLRMTFYEEGKTVMRVATPSCVYDREKQTAVSTSDVRVTRAEIIISGQGFDWNEKDKLVRIKNNSRVILQKKQPQPYLSLEAGEDFNIPEADTNNTVITAKRLAFDQKKSTAVFEGKVVVADPDLKIESDRLTVSFSNDKKVELIEAEGNVVITRDTIKAVARKASYAIAEGKVTLAGNPCVNRQKDYLAADTIVLWRDSNRILCEPQAHLIIHSEQDAAGPFKNN
- the lptB gene encoding LPS export ABC transporter ATP-binding protein, whose amino-acid sequence is MTLNAPVILTEDLVKTYHRRRVVNGVSIKVHPGEVVGLLGPNGAGKTTTFYMIVGLISPNQGRVFFNRRDVTRMAMHARARHGLGYLSQEPSVFRKLSVADNVMAILETLPLSAAQREKKLAELLGELNIAPLAKQKAYTLSGGERRRVEITRALVTNPRALLLDEPFSGVDPLAVEDVQGIIRDLKKKGLGILITDHNVRETLSIVDRAYLICEGKVLREGTSTFLIEDPLSRELYLGPQFCM
- the raiA gene encoding ribosome-associated translation inhibitor RaiA gives rise to the protein MVINVTARHADISDAMKAHVHEKLNAVLNAYPQVEHAHVILDIQKFRHIIEVVVQAKRHQKIEATDESEDMYASIDRVADKLDRQLRRAREKVVDHKTAQHRVRLTDLESSLNEENK